DNA sequence from the uncultured Fusobacterium sp. genome:
TCTTGGGGCTAAAATAAACATAGCATGGAAAAGTATAACACCACTTAGAGCATTTGGTATAGAAGCTTTTGCTACACTAGCTCCTCCTATAAGTAGAGCAGCTATAGAGAACATTCCTATTTGTTCATGGCTGTTATAAGTATTCATTGTACCTATATTTTGTAAAAATATTATTTGTCCTATTGCAGCTAACATTGTTGATATAACTATAGCTATTACCCTTGTTTTATCTGCAGCAATACCAGCTGATTTTGATACCTCTAAATCTTGTCCTATTGCTCTCATATCTTGTCCTAATTTAGTCTTTCTAAACCAAACAATAAATAGACAGAATAGAACAACTGCTATGATAGTAAGAAGTGGAATAGAGAAGTTTCCTAGTTGTAAAACTAATCCATCATCTAAAGCTCTTCTTATATTTTTTAAGTCTATTGCATTTCTTATTCCATAACCTCTTGATAATAAAATAGAACTATCTGTTATAGGAATAACTTTTCCCATTCCATATAAAACTATTAGTTGATACACTCCATTTATAAAAAATCCCAATATCATAGAAGTGATCATTTCTCTTCCTTTAGCTCTATTTAAAACAACTCCACCTATAAGTCCCATTAATGCTCCCAATGGTAAAGAGATAATTATAGCTAAGAAAAATCCTTGTAATCCTACAATTTGCCAATCTGTTATAAAAATAAGTGCTAATTGCCCTGCCATAGCTCCTAAAACTATACCAAAGTTAAGCCCCATTCCTGCTATAATAGGAATAAGTAATGATAAAACTAAGAAAAGGTTACGTGAAAGTCTTAGTATTATCTCTTGAATAA
Encoded proteins:
- a CDS encoding ABC transporter permease; the encoded protein is MVLEVENKIKKFLINNIVPIFMIIIIVLSIPISGLSMEYIIQEIILRLSRNLFLVLSLLIPIIAGMGLNFGIVLGAMAGQLALIFITDWQIVGLQGFFLAIIISLPLGALMGLIGGVVLNRAKGREMITSMILGFFINGVYQLIVLYGMGKVIPITDSSILLSRGYGIRNAIDLKNIRRALDDGLVLQLGNFSIPLLTIIAVVLFCLFIVWFRKTKLGQDMRAIGQDLEVSKSAGIAADKTRVIAIVISTMLAAIGQIIFLQNIGTMNTYNSHEQIGMFSIAALLIGGASVAKASIPNALSGVILFHAMFILAPRAGKELIGSAQIGEYFRVFVSYGIIALVLIMHQWRREKEKAEERRRALEIAQNKNKGEDK